Proteins from a single region of Hydra vulgaris chromosome 12, alternate assembly HydraT2T_AEP:
- the LOC136088928 gene encoding piggyBac transposable element-derived protein 2-like, with protein sequence MSLNSFEEIKRFLHFSNNNKATCGDKLHKVRPLITKLVEHLKNISIEENLAVDEQIIPFKGRSSLKQYNPKKPHKWGYKVFVLSGVSGFNYNFELFTGKSDNVCVENEPDIGASGNVVIRLARTIPHNCNYKLYVDNWFNSIPLQIYMHSQGVFMVGTVRQNQLKKCPLPTKKELKKQKHGYYVEQLTVIEGCNIICCVLV encoded by the coding sequence ATGAGTCTCAATTCATTTGAGGAGATAAAgcgttttttgcatttttcaaacaataacAAAGCAACTTGTGGAGACAAATTACACAAAGTAAGACCCTTGATTACAAAGCTTGTTGAACatcttaaaaacatttcaattgaAGAAAACTTAGCAGTGGATGAGCAAATTATTCCATTTAAAGGACGTAGTTCACTAAAACAGTATAACCCAAAGAAGCCACATAAATGGGGATATAAAGTATTTGTTCTTAGTGGTGTTTCAGGGTTTAACTATAATTTTGAATTGTTCACTGGAAAGTCTGACAATGTGTGTGTTGAAAATGAACCTGATATTGGTGCTAGTGGAAATGTTGTTATAAGACTTGCACGCACTATTCCTCATAATTGTAATTACAAATTGTATGTTGATAACTGGTTTAACAGTATACCATTACAAATTTATATGCATAGTCAAGGTGTTTTTATGGTAGGAACTGTTCGTCAAAACCAATTGAAAAAATGCCCTTtaccaacaaaaaaagaattaaaaaagcaaaaacatggGTATTATGTTGAACAATTGACTGTAATTGAAGGGTGTAACATTATCTGTTGTGTTCTGGTTTGA